In Mustela nigripes isolate SB6536 chromosome 2, MUSNIG.SB6536, whole genome shotgun sequence, a single window of DNA contains:
- the COL8A1 gene encoding collagen alpha-1(VIII) chain isoform X1 gives MAVPPGPLQLLGVLLTISLGSIRLIQAGAYYGIKPLPPQIPPQIPPQIPQYQPLGQQVPHMPLGKDGLSMGKELPHMQYGKEYPHLPQYMKEIQPVPRMGKEAAPKKGKVEIPLASLRGEQGPRGEPGPRGPPGPPGLPGHGIPGTKGKPGPQGYPGIGKPGMPGMPGKPGAMGMPGAKGEIGPKGEIGPMGIPGPQGPPGPHGLPGIGKPGGPGLPGQPGAKGERGPKGPPGPPGLQGPKGEKGFGMPGLPGLKGPPGMHGPPGPVGLPGVGKPGVTGFPGPQGPLGKPGPPGEPGPQGPVGVPGVQGPPGIPGVGKPGQDGIPGQPGFPGGKGEQGLPGLPGPPGLPGIGKPGFPGPKGDKGIGGLPGALGPRGEKGPIGAPGIGGPPGEPGLPGIPGPMGPPGAIGFPGPKGEGGVVGPQGPPGPKGEPGLQGFPGKPGFLGEVGPPGMRGLPGPIGPKGEAGHKGLPGLPGAPGLLGPKGEPGIPGDQGLQGPPGIPGIAGPSGPIGPPGMPGPKGEPGIPGPPGFPGVGKPGVAGLHGPPGKPGALGPQGQPGLPGPPGPPGPPGPPAVMPPTPPPHGEYLPDMGLGIDGVKPPHAYGAKKGKNGGPAYEMPAFTAELTAPFPPVGAPVKFDKLLYNGRQNYNPQTGIFTCEVPGVYYFAYHIHCKGGNVWVALFKNNEPMMYTYDEYKKGFLDQASGSAVLLLRPGDRVFLQMPSEQAAGLYAGQYVHSSFSGYLLYPM, from the exons ATGGCTGTACCACCTGGCCCTCTGCAGCTGCTGGGAGTGCTGCTTACCATTTCCCTGGGCTCCATCAGGCTCATTCAGGCTGGCGCTTACTATGGGATCAAGCCGCTGCCACCACAAATTCCTCCTCAGATCCCACCACAAATTCCACAATACCAGCCTCTGGGCCAGCAAGTACCTCACATGCCTTTGGGCAAAGATGGCCTTAGCATGGGCAAGGAGCTGCCCCACATGCAGTATGGCAAAGAGTATCCACATCTACCCCAATATATGAAGGAAATTCAGCCAGTGCCAAGAATGGGCAAGGAAGCAGCACCTAAGAAAGGCAAAG TAGAAATACCATTAGCCAGCTTACGAGGGGAGCAAGGTCCCCGTGGAGAGCCTGGCCCAAGAGGACCACCTGGGCCCCCCGGCTTACCAGGTCATGGGATACCTGGAACCAAAGGAAAACCAGGGCCACAGGGATATCCTGGAATTGGAAAACCAGGTATGCCTGGAATGCCAGGAAAGCCAGGAGCCATGGGAATGCCTGGAGCAAAAGGTGAAATTGGACCTAAAGGGGAGATCGGGCCTATGGGGATCCCAGGGCCGCAAGGACCTCCAGGGCCTCACGGACTTCCTGGCATTGGAAAACCAGGTGGTCCAGGGTTACCAGGGCAACCAGGTGCAAAGGGAGAGCGAGGACCAAAAGGACCACCAGGACCTCCAGGCCTTCAGGGTCCTAAAGGAGAGAAGGGCTTTGGGATGCCAGGTTTGCCAGGCCTAAAGGGTCCTCCAGGGATGCATGGCCCTCCTGGTCCTGTTGGACTTCCAGGAGTGGGCAAACCCGGAGTGACAGGCTTCCCTGGGCCCCAAGGCCCCCTGGGAAAGCCAGGTCCTCCAGGGGAACCTGGGCCCCAAGGCCCTGTTGGAGTCCCAGGAGTTCAAGGACCTCCTGGGATACCTGGAGTTGGGAAACCAGGCCAGGACGGGATCCCTGGCCAGCCAGGATTTCCAGGTGGCAAAGGGGAGCAAGGACTGCCAGGGCTGCCGGGACCCCCAGGCCTTCCAGGAATTGGAAAACCAGGCTTCCCAGGACCCAAAGGTGACAAGGGCATAGGGGGTCTTCCTGGGGCTCTAGGACCAAGAGGGGAGAAAGGACCAATAGGTGCCCCTGGAATAGGGGGTCCCCCAGGAGAGCCAGGCCTGCCTGGAATCCCAGGTCCTATGGGTCCTCCAGGTGCTATTGGTTTCCCTGGACCCAAAGGAGAAGGTGGGGTTGTAGGGCCACAGGGGCCACCAGGTCCCAAGGGTGAGCCAGGGCTTCAGGGCTTCCCAGGAAAGCCTGGTTTCCTTGGTGAAGTAGGGCCCCCTGGCATGAGGGGTTTGCCAGGTCCCATAGGGCCCAAGGGGGAAGCTGGTCATAAAGGTTTACCAGGGCTCCCTGGTGCTCCAGGGCTGCTGGGACCAAAGGGAGAACCAGGAATCCCAGGGGACCAGGGTTTACAGGGCCCTCCAGGAATCCCAGGGATCGCAGGCCCAAGTGGGCCCATTGGACCACCTGGAATGCCAGGCCCCAAAGGAGAACCTGGCATCCCAGGGCCCCCTGGGTTCCCTGGAGTAGGGAAGCCTGGGGTAGCAGGACTTCATGGGCCTCCGGGGAAGCCTGGTGCCCTTGGTCCTCAAGGCCAGCCGGGACTTCCAGGGCCCCCAGGCCCACCAGGGCCCCCCGGACCCCCAGCTGTGATGCCCCCTACACCACCACCCCATGGAGAGTATCTGCCCGATATGGGGCTGGGAATTGATGGAGTGAAACCCCCCCATGCCTATGGGGCTAAGAAGGGCAAGAATGGAGGGCCTGCCTACGAGATGCCTGCTTTTACAGCTGAGCTGACTGCGCCTTTCCCACCTGTGGGGGCCCCCGTGAAGTTTGACAAACTGCTCTATAATGGCAGACAGAACTACAACCCCCAGACGGGCATCTTCACCTGCGAGGTTCCTGGGGTCTACTACTTCGCCTACCACATCCACTGCAAGGGGGGCAACGTGTGGGTTGCTCTGTTCAAGAACAACGAGCCCATGATGTACACATATGATGAGTACAAAAAGGGTTTTCTGGACCAGGCGTCTGGGAGTGCAGTGCTGTTGCTCAGGCCAGGAGACCGAGTGTTCCTCCAAATGCCCTCAGAACAGGCTGCAGGACTATATGCTGGGCAGTATGTCCATTCCTCCTTTTCAGGATATTTATTGTATcccatgtaa
- the COL8A1 gene encoding collagen alpha-1(VIII) chain isoform X2 encodes MAVPPGPLQLLGVLLTISLGSIRLIQAGAYYGIKPLPPQIPPQIPPQIPQYQPLGQQVPHMPLGKDGLSMGKELPHMQYGKEYPHLPQYMKEIQPVPRMGKEAAPKKGKEIPLASLRGEQGPRGEPGPRGPPGPPGLPGHGIPGTKGKPGPQGYPGIGKPGMPGMPGKPGAMGMPGAKGEIGPKGEIGPMGIPGPQGPPGPHGLPGIGKPGGPGLPGQPGAKGERGPKGPPGPPGLQGPKGEKGFGMPGLPGLKGPPGMHGPPGPVGLPGVGKPGVTGFPGPQGPLGKPGPPGEPGPQGPVGVPGVQGPPGIPGVGKPGQDGIPGQPGFPGGKGEQGLPGLPGPPGLPGIGKPGFPGPKGDKGIGGLPGALGPRGEKGPIGAPGIGGPPGEPGLPGIPGPMGPPGAIGFPGPKGEGGVVGPQGPPGPKGEPGLQGFPGKPGFLGEVGPPGMRGLPGPIGPKGEAGHKGLPGLPGAPGLLGPKGEPGIPGDQGLQGPPGIPGIAGPSGPIGPPGMPGPKGEPGIPGPPGFPGVGKPGVAGLHGPPGKPGALGPQGQPGLPGPPGPPGPPGPPAVMPPTPPPHGEYLPDMGLGIDGVKPPHAYGAKKGKNGGPAYEMPAFTAELTAPFPPVGAPVKFDKLLYNGRQNYNPQTGIFTCEVPGVYYFAYHIHCKGGNVWVALFKNNEPMMYTYDEYKKGFLDQASGSAVLLLRPGDRVFLQMPSEQAAGLYAGQYVHSSFSGYLLYPM; translated from the exons ATGGCTGTACCACCTGGCCCTCTGCAGCTGCTGGGAGTGCTGCTTACCATTTCCCTGGGCTCCATCAGGCTCATTCAGGCTGGCGCTTACTATGGGATCAAGCCGCTGCCACCACAAATTCCTCCTCAGATCCCACCACAAATTCCACAATACCAGCCTCTGGGCCAGCAAGTACCTCACATGCCTTTGGGCAAAGATGGCCTTAGCATGGGCAAGGAGCTGCCCCACATGCAGTATGGCAAAGAGTATCCACATCTACCCCAATATATGAAGGAAATTCAGCCAGTGCCAAGAATGGGCAAGGAAGCAGCACCTAAGAAAGGCAAAG AAATACCATTAGCCAGCTTACGAGGGGAGCAAGGTCCCCGTGGAGAGCCTGGCCCAAGAGGACCACCTGGGCCCCCCGGCTTACCAGGTCATGGGATACCTGGAACCAAAGGAAAACCAGGGCCACAGGGATATCCTGGAATTGGAAAACCAGGTATGCCTGGAATGCCAGGAAAGCCAGGAGCCATGGGAATGCCTGGAGCAAAAGGTGAAATTGGACCTAAAGGGGAGATCGGGCCTATGGGGATCCCAGGGCCGCAAGGACCTCCAGGGCCTCACGGACTTCCTGGCATTGGAAAACCAGGTGGTCCAGGGTTACCAGGGCAACCAGGTGCAAAGGGAGAGCGAGGACCAAAAGGACCACCAGGACCTCCAGGCCTTCAGGGTCCTAAAGGAGAGAAGGGCTTTGGGATGCCAGGTTTGCCAGGCCTAAAGGGTCCTCCAGGGATGCATGGCCCTCCTGGTCCTGTTGGACTTCCAGGAGTGGGCAAACCCGGAGTGACAGGCTTCCCTGGGCCCCAAGGCCCCCTGGGAAAGCCAGGTCCTCCAGGGGAACCTGGGCCCCAAGGCCCTGTTGGAGTCCCAGGAGTTCAAGGACCTCCTGGGATACCTGGAGTTGGGAAACCAGGCCAGGACGGGATCCCTGGCCAGCCAGGATTTCCAGGTGGCAAAGGGGAGCAAGGACTGCCAGGGCTGCCGGGACCCCCAGGCCTTCCAGGAATTGGAAAACCAGGCTTCCCAGGACCCAAAGGTGACAAGGGCATAGGGGGTCTTCCTGGGGCTCTAGGACCAAGAGGGGAGAAAGGACCAATAGGTGCCCCTGGAATAGGGGGTCCCCCAGGAGAGCCAGGCCTGCCTGGAATCCCAGGTCCTATGGGTCCTCCAGGTGCTATTGGTTTCCCTGGACCCAAAGGAGAAGGTGGGGTTGTAGGGCCACAGGGGCCACCAGGTCCCAAGGGTGAGCCAGGGCTTCAGGGCTTCCCAGGAAAGCCTGGTTTCCTTGGTGAAGTAGGGCCCCCTGGCATGAGGGGTTTGCCAGGTCCCATAGGGCCCAAGGGGGAAGCTGGTCATAAAGGTTTACCAGGGCTCCCTGGTGCTCCAGGGCTGCTGGGACCAAAGGGAGAACCAGGAATCCCAGGGGACCAGGGTTTACAGGGCCCTCCAGGAATCCCAGGGATCGCAGGCCCAAGTGGGCCCATTGGACCACCTGGAATGCCAGGCCCCAAAGGAGAACCTGGCATCCCAGGGCCCCCTGGGTTCCCTGGAGTAGGGAAGCCTGGGGTAGCAGGACTTCATGGGCCTCCGGGGAAGCCTGGTGCCCTTGGTCCTCAAGGCCAGCCGGGACTTCCAGGGCCCCCAGGCCCACCAGGGCCCCCCGGACCCCCAGCTGTGATGCCCCCTACACCACCACCCCATGGAGAGTATCTGCCCGATATGGGGCTGGGAATTGATGGAGTGAAACCCCCCCATGCCTATGGGGCTAAGAAGGGCAAGAATGGAGGGCCTGCCTACGAGATGCCTGCTTTTACAGCTGAGCTGACTGCGCCTTTCCCACCTGTGGGGGCCCCCGTGAAGTTTGACAAACTGCTCTATAATGGCAGACAGAACTACAACCCCCAGACGGGCATCTTCACCTGCGAGGTTCCTGGGGTCTACTACTTCGCCTACCACATCCACTGCAAGGGGGGCAACGTGTGGGTTGCTCTGTTCAAGAACAACGAGCCCATGATGTACACATATGATGAGTACAAAAAGGGTTTTCTGGACCAGGCGTCTGGGAGTGCAGTGCTGTTGCTCAGGCCAGGAGACCGAGTGTTCCTCCAAATGCCCTCAGAACAGGCTGCAGGACTATATGCTGGGCAGTATGTCCATTCCTCCTTTTCAGGATATTTATTGTATcccatgtaa